A window of Exiguobacterium sp. FSL W8-0210 contains these coding sequences:
- a CDS encoding CtsR family transcriptional regulator, with translation MQNITDIIEAYLKQILHDEKTIEIKRQEIAQRFDCVPSQINYVINTRFTVEKGYFVESKRGGGGYIRIQKIVVLDSHDLLDEVSSWIGDHLTEQAAEDYLIRLMNEQLLTRREAILIQSLLQKESLPMAVEDQHRMRAHLMRTLLQTMKRL, from the coding sequence ATGCAAAACATCACAGATATCATCGAAGCCTATTTAAAGCAAATTTTACACGACGAAAAGACGATTGAAATCAAACGTCAAGAAATTGCACAACGTTTTGACTGTGTTCCATCACAAATCAATTACGTCATTAATACTCGTTTTACGGTCGAAAAGGGTTATTTTGTTGAAAGTAAGCGGGGCGGCGGTGGATACATTCGGATTCAAAAAATCGTTGTGCTCGATAGTCACGATCTATTAGACGAAGTCAGTTCATGGATCGGTGATCATTTGACGGAACAAGCTGCAGAAGATTATTTGATTCGTTTGATGAACGAACAATTACTGACGCGGCGGGAAGCTATTTTGATTCAATCGCTGTTGCAAAAAGAGAGTTTGCCAATGGCGGTCGAAGATCAACACCGGATGCGTGCCCACTTGATGCGGACGCTTCTTCAAACCATGAAGCGACTCTAG